Within the Platichthys flesus chromosome 16, fPlaFle2.1, whole genome shotgun sequence genome, the region ATTGTTTTCAAGATAAAGTGCATGTTCTGTTGATGACCGTAGATTGAAGCTTGCGGGATAGGTCAACTGAGCCATGGAGTCACTTTTGTGTGGATGACAATTCATCCCCTAGGGTATACTCTGGCCTGGAGGGGTACAGTATGGCCTAGGCTATTTTACAACCCAAGGTATAGTTTGGCCTCTGGCTTGGGCCAAAGTATACCCAGGATTAATCTGGGCGGGGTTCATTTGGCCTGTTACACCAATTTGTCTAATTAGTGTTGTGAGTAGTTgtgatataaataaacaaaaggggACCGCATTTAGTTAACATTTTGAGTGGTATTGAAGACTGACAACAATAGGAATGAAGGACCTGTGGAAGCGTTCCATCCTGCAATGTGGATGCTGCAGATTTTTGCTGAAAGAGCTAATATGCTATCTTCAGTCATCCATttgaaattgtatattttaatcGGTTATTGGTAGGGACGGGAATCATCAGGGACCTCCCGATACGATACAATCCCTATACTCAGGTGGCGATACGATATGTATTTCGATTCTGTGGGTATTGCGATTCTTTAAGTATTGCGATTCGATATCAAGATTTCTTGCGAtttattttggttatttttttaaaaatactGGACCATGGAAAATTATTGAATCATACCTTCAAATACAACAGTCAAATTAATTTGGAGCGTTTTACAagatttaaatacataaaaatgtgCCCTATTGTATAGCCCCTGTCAACTGCACACAAATCTGACAGATTAAGAAACGTATGCCACTTaggctacttttaaacaataaataaaaggtaaattaaatacaatgataaaatataaactttgtAATAAACAAAAGTAGGCTATActtcactgttgttttcatgtagGCTATGCAAAGCTAGTGCTTTGGTATGTTTAGATTcttgtgcaaaaacaagagctggTCAACATGCTCTGGGGTGAGGttgcttctccccccccccccccccccccccccccccccaaaaaaaaaaaaccacttATTTTCTTCTCAAAGGTTTCAAAAGATTGATGTTTCCACATCAGAAGAGATTACTGTCAGACCATAGATTTTGGGTGAAAAATATATACTGCCTATAGTGAAAAATTTATTTTATGTCTGACCACTGACAAACGTTTGTTGGCACAGACATTTATTCAACAAACGCAAACATTTtcatagaaaatacattttcctggTAAAGAAATGGAAAGTAGATTGTCAACTGTTCCAGAAGGGCTGGTTGGCTGTCCTAATCACCGTTGAACTTTAGATTGAGCATCcatcaaaatataaattgtCCCTTGTTAATCTTTAAAATAATCTGGATTTATAACACATTGCCACTGTTATTTAAAGAATGAACAGTCAAGATTTATATTGGAAGTAAGTTATTTGGGTGTAAGGAAGTATAGTCCCATTATCCTTCAGCTTTCACCCAGAGAGCAGCCATCTCGGCCTCGCCTGCTCCTGGTCAGTATAATAATGCACTGTTGGTTTCCTTGGCCATATTGATGAAGTCATACTCTGATCTCACATCTCTATTCCTTCTCCTattcctctcctccagcctcctaCAAACATGCAGATGGGAAGAAGATTGATGGTAGAAGGGTGCTAGTGGACGTGGAACGAGGACGCACTGTCAAAGGATGGCAACCTCGCAGACTAGGTCAGCCCCCGTTTTGATATTGCATCTTTGTCCTATCTAATGATAGGTTTTTGTTAAATATAGTTACTTCAGAAAGCATTAGCACCCCTTTatgttttgtgcattttgtcATCTTGTCAATTTGAGAGCCCAATTCTTTGGCTTTACTGTAAATTACTACCTTTACCCTGCAAACTGGTTttgatttttgtatttgttcaatttcttgtttgtatttttttaattgataaaCATAGATGCAGGCtctttaatttagtttttttgtgtgtttctatctgCCTCCGATACTTAGAAATAAAGGTCTAGGTGACCTTGTAACAGTGTTGCATCTTTGGGCATGTCAGTCTTTGTCGCAGTAATACTGGCTGTTGCTTGCCAAaatcatcctcctctccttgttCGTCCGTCACCCACTGAGCTAGCATTATGCAAATGCTACACTTAAGCTTAATGTTGAGAAATCTCGAGAGTATATAATCATGTTTTGCTTATTTTCTTAATCAGGTGGTGGTTTGGGTGGCACTAGGAGAGGTGGAGCTGATGTCAACATAAAGCACTCTGGTCGAGATGATGCATCACGTTATGACGATCGCACCCTTGGGGGGTAAGTGCTTTAAGATAACCTGTATTGTATACAATTGTTTTCTGCTGTGTATAACAGTTTACTTTGTCTGAACTTTTCACAGTGATCGGGAACGTGGAGATCGGCGGGAACGAAGCCGGGATCATGACAGGGAAAAGGATAGAGACCGTCGGAGATCTAGATCACGGGAACGCCGTCGTCGCACACGCTCTCGAGAgcgtgaaagagagagagaaagaccgACTGTGGGGGTAGAGGATGCTAGCAGTGGTAATCGGCgtcgagagcgagagagggagcgtGGGGGGACAATGGTAGGAGACAGCCGAAGCAGGGAGAGGAGTCGAGAACGgaagagaaggagcaggagccgGGATCGTAAGAGGGACAGGGAAAGAGGCAAGGGACTGGATGGGGAGGAGGTCAGCCAGGGAGACGTTGCCCCTGATGGTGAGGAGCGGGTGCTGGAGgaacatgaaggagaagtggGTGAGGGCACGGAAGAGCGTAGAGACCGAGAAAGGGACAGAGACCGAAGGCGTAGCCACAGGGACAAAGAGAGGCGCAGGGGAGATCGGGACAAAGACAGGGAGCACAAAAGGGAGCGGGGTGAGAGAGATAAAGGGGATCGCAGGGAAGAACGGCATGGATCTCTGCGCGATGGCATGGGCCCGCAGGATGACGTGGGCATTGAGAATGAGGGAGGACCAACATCTCACATGGAGGACTACAGTCAGGATGGGATGATTGACCAGCAGTCAGTGCCATCTGCTGATGGCTATGGCTCCAGTGAGAATGGCTACAAGATGGAGGTACCAGGTGATGAATACTGAACTGGCCCCTCCCCCAGTAGACAACCACTCATACATCAGTTTACTACTATCCTTTAAACTGGCCCCTCGATTTCTGCCAAGGATCAAAAAGCCTAAAAGGGGTCAGGGCTTCCTCAGTATCACACATTTAGCTAGCTGTCAAGAATCTGTTGAAAAATTACATTCGATATTGTTGTACACAGTTCATGCATATACCTGATTTGATTTTACCAAAAGTCGCAGCTCCAAACTAATCGGCCACTAAATGTAATCAGTGATTACGACAAATAATtccaaataatttttttctcccatAGTAAACTTTGAAATTATCTGTTCATTTTGAGATGGGTAGATTGTTTTTGGTTTCCTTATTCATAAACTTGTTACATTGTATGATAAATTGGACACAGTTAACAGTTTCTGCTCAATGTATGTGAAGTGGAAGGAAATGTgacttcttttttgtttgttcttacTGGAATATCCTGTCGTATGTATGTTAGTTTTGCAGggttattttaataaatttgtgATTGCCAGCCTAAGTTGCTACATTACACATACATTTGTATTGCTTTTTCACTACACCACTACAACACTTTCCGCTATTACATTTAAGGCAACCATTGCTTTCCTTTCGTTACCATTCATTATGAATAAAAGACCACAAATTGTTTTTGATATAGCTTTAATGACATTGATCTGAATTGTGTGGTAACAAATAATTGCACTGCTCCGGATTTCAATCGATCAATTTATGAAGCACAAGTGACTGAATCCGTTTCACATTCTTGGGTgctggtgcaaatgaaagtgacaacgGGTGCAATAGAGAGGCAAAAGTATGACAACTCCCAACAAGGGAATGGCTTTGCATGTGGTGGCGACAGACAAATGTCTCCTTATATTACCTGACtaattcttcttctactgtcCTTTTCACCAAAATGAGGCAATACTTGCAGCCCAATCAGGTTGCACAGgttgtccagctcctccaggagggCACATCCATTGTGCGGTCACAAGAAGGTTAACTGTGCCTCCCAGCAGGAGGAGATACCAGGAGACCAGTCGTTTCACAAGGAGAGCtggaatcaatcaatcaaattttatttgtgtagcccatattcacaaattacaattcatctcatagggctttaacagggtgtgacatcctctgtccttaaccctcagcaagagtaaggaaaaactactaaaaacccttttaacagggtaaaaatacgtagaaacctcagaaagggccacatgtgagggatccctctcccaggacggacagaagtgcaatagatgccacgtgcaggaaaacatcaagattaaagtcttcaagattaaagtctctagcagcatttgatgggGGTAAGCATCCcaaaggacaaccccaacatgacatgccaagcagtcccgctgcaatcacagtccatggtcagcaaccagcaggaccacgatccaccatccagaccagaacgccactccagtcctcagtcaccgtccaccgccacccaccacgagccgccgccgcggtcctggtccaatgcccgtacccgatgccaacgcgacacagggtccgccaccaccaccacgatcagcccacacgacacagaatccgccacacaggatccaccaccgcgaccccctgtgcacgatcaacaaaccgcaatccatggtgtggccacagaggccctggatctgcgggtgataaagcaaagggattccagggaagggggatagggatggagaagaggaaggagaagctccgtgtgtcatgtgtcataaaatggaacaagtaacgttctgccacactaattagctctaactataagcattatcaaaaaggaaggttttgagcctactcttaaacaaacagatggtgtctgcctcctgaactgaaagtggtagtttattccacagcagaggagcttgacggctaaaagctctggctcctactctacttttaaagactttagggatgacaagtaggcctaaattctgggagcggagtgctctagttgGTTTATAAGGTAAtatcagctctttaaggtaaaatggtgtcatattattaagggccttgaaggtgaggaggagaatttttaattctattctggatttaactggaagccagtgtagcgatgctaacacaggagaaatgttctctcttttatttgttctcgtcaggacatgtgctgcggcattttggacaagctgtagagtctttaacgacttactgctggagcctgataataatgaattacaatagtccagtctcgatgtaacaaaggcgtggactagtttttctgcatctttttgcaaaaggacatgtctgatttttgagatattacgcaagtggaaaaaggcggttctagaaatttgttttaagtgacaaaggataaatcaggatcgaagatcactcccaagttcctgactgttttgttggaagcaagggcaatgtcgtctagcgcagctatatcattagataatgtatctctgaggtgtttggggccaagtattataacctctgttttgtctgagtttaatttttaaccactttttctaagattttagacatgaaggggagattagatattggtctgtaattggctcaAACCTGTGGGTCTAGAGTGGGtattttgagaaggggtttgattactgctattttaaaagactgcggtgatgataatgacagattgattgtattaagtaacgaactatcaattaggggcagaatttctttaagtaattttataggaatgggatctaagatacaggttgttggtttagaacctgagattaatttggtaagctgatcacaggtgatcagagagaagcggCCTCGAattggtaggattctcagccgttccTGAGAtatctgttgttgggagggtattaatgccaattgagggcaggagatgggtgattttatttctaatagttagaattttatcattaaaataggtcataaagatattgctatttagggatcaaggaatactgggttcgccggaggtgtgactctgtcagcctggctacagtgctgaagagaaacctggggttgtttttattctcttctattagttttgaatagtaggcgggttagtcttgctttgtggagagcctttttatattctttaacactattcttccagtctatgaggttttcaacatggttgctggagcgccacttcctttctagttttcttgataattgttttaactcatttgtctgggaataaTACCACGAATCTGCGAATCTCTGCagactcctgcagcagctgccctGTGTTGGACCGCAAGGAGGTCATGAGTCTTTTTTGCCGGTTCTTACGTTCGAGGCcaaagaagaagtgagagggagCATCCATCTTGGCAACATACTGGAACCAGGAGTGAAGCAGAGCACcttgagcagaaaaaaacaacaggtcTGACAGAGCTGACCTTTTGTTTTTGAGAACTTTAATATGTTCTCTGTCTCCTGTGGATTCTGGTAAATTTTGCAGATCCACTATTTCTCTCTCCAGAGCTTTCATAGACCTGGTCATGTCCCTCTTGACATTGAGAGTGTACTGTAGGCACAGATGCTTAATTTGACCCTTTCCTATATCCCACCACTGCTGTAATGAGGTGtagtcagatttagtttttgaatAGTTTTTCCACAACAAACTGAAAGCACTTTAGGTAGCTGAATGCTAATGCAAGCTAACATGACTTATTTAGTCTAAAAAAAGGGATTCGGCATTAGCAGGAGATGCATGTTTACAGAATGAAACGGCTGAGAGCTGTACTGAGGTGAAGAGAGGGGATGAAGAGACAGGGGAAGAAGAGTTGTTAGGGAGAGACTCGGGAGAGTTCCCAGAAATGCAGCCACAAGGCACAGGAGGAGACTAAATCTACGcaggtttgtgtatttattttatttgtgtagcctgcatgatggaaacaaaaacaatacaaacatagTGTTTTTATACAATTTTTAATACAACTCTGTTTATATCTTACTGAGTAATGTAACTGTAACATTAGCTTTGCAGTGCATATCAGTAGCTGACAAAAAAGCTGATAAAACCTCAGCGACACCATTGAACAATTATCTGAATACTTTAGAGGATTGCACAAAAACCGTCATTACCTGTTTGATGCTgagggtcagagaagaagtagGCTGCAGCCGTTTGGCGCTCAGCGCTGCATGAGCAccaagtggaggaggtggagggaggggcgCGGCAGGGACTTGTGagcgccgcggagcatgtcggaagaaattctcacaagaactcaaataaatgcccttcagatatcaaaacacatttggggcgAATTGCTGACAGAGacagtaattttttttcttaaatattgatgaatgaagaaaaattgggctccagcacaaggggcacttttctcatccatgGCAAAAGGGCAGTTGCTTGAGCActactaggggtctatctgaaTTATCCTATAGTCAACATAATATGGTGCTAATAATAAAGCCTTATGTGTTCTCCATTGTTTGGGTTTCAGATACTTATTTAAGCGATGAGTGTGGAGCAGCATAAGGAGCTGACCGCCGCAGGCATGGTGACCAACTTTTTACTGGAGTCAAGGTGTTCTCAAACTGAAGGGACACAcccttaaagcctgaaacatgcttctgcgttttcacgggcccgtaagcgcaagagcccttccggggcCCTtatgtgcttatgtatccctccttacgtgctgacgggtgtcgacccccttttctaaaatttacggcaaagctccgcaagctcactcagcccgcaaggctgtgattggtctgctctacatcccttctggagctgcatttccggtttcatgccccataataccggcagaaatcacggaagatttagaagaacgaatatggaccaaatagaagagcacttggcagaatatatccgatagtatgatagcttgtataacctgtcattgactggcggatttgtccgccagaaaaaggctacgaggagccgcagtggctatgtaaataaacaatcgacgaagaagaaagaaggcgtctctaaggtcgtctcgacaaaaagcattactccgcctagtgttctggcgcggaattgctttgtaagacgcgcaacggttggggaagcatgaatgaaaacgagtcttgcgccacagcggcgtgaaaagacgcagacgcagtcgcagaagcaggtgtgtgtgtgtgtgtgtgtgtgtgtgtgtgtgtgtgtgtgtgtgtgtgtgtgtgtgtgtgtgtgtgtgtgtgtgtgtgtgtgtgtgtgtgtgtgtgtgtaagaaagagaaaggggagtggctatggcgtaatgacgtggtgacgtcctctggccgaattcaaggtgatgttacattcacgtactttcaagatggaggttaccttagtgaagccacgttgcgaaagcaaaatggctgccggtcactgaccttaacaaaggggatctttaagacaaagagatttcttatctcgtggttttggcgccgaatggcgccgagatgtataaatgctggttaaatctagatttctccatgtaacatgaaatgtataaatgtaggtcgtcTCGGCcagccgtgtagcacggctaaaaacagatcagcgatctacaaacaaacatacaatcaaacaaaggacacgctaagtatttaaactagtctctgcccagacaataaagcctcttactgtgacctctgcggtgttgcttgcgcgtggggcgcggatttcccggaagtccagtgaatctgtcgttaaacctcaggatgcgtgcgaacgggcggattcctggaaaacaaatcagtgtcctggcctcttaagcggtgctccggtgggtctcgtggttgcaacggaggtcagcgctggaccgaatAGAGCGAATTCTcctgctcttggaacggaattcggctttgtctcttctgcagggatgagcagcggttgacgcagctgtggatttggaaagaaagtctctgagctcggccagcgagcgagtgagttcctgtgcacggccttttcaagttaaaaacaaaaatagtcgctatcaaagtaagatcaaacttaagataaaagaaaatgaaagaaatgaaagaaaataactctggttgccccctttagcaactaaatcatctggaaagacccggaggggtctgttgacgtcttcagagcacggaaaatggcagcgattattgatgtctcagtgattttattctacctgagaggttctgcctccttgaggtgctggtcataggatgatgctggctttaagccaattgagtgtcagagttggacctcagtgggcggggcttggaactcagcgggggtcctgaaggcgcttcaggacattttccaaccaccagggggagattctcaggcctgctggagaatgtttccctccaaaagttttacaatcctttgtcctcaccgtcggctccagtgtctggtgttcagcctctggactgtggcccaacaaaagtaaaccatggtgttccccagggctctgtgctcggcccaattttattctcattatatatccttccactaggaaacattatcaggacacactctgtaaatttccactgctatgcggatgacacccagttatacttatcaataaaacctgaacaaagtaatcaattaactgaacttcgagcatgtctcaaggacataaaaacctggatgacccgcaattttctcttattaaactcagacaaaacagaggttataatacttggccccaaacaccttagagacacattatctaatgatatagctgcgctagacgacattgcccttgcttccaacaacACAATCAGGAACTTGCAAgttcagacatgtccttttgcaaaaagatgcagaaaaactagtccacgcctttgttacatcgagactggactattgtaattcattattatcggGCTTCAGCAGTAAGTcattaaagactctacagcttgtccaaaatgctgcagcacgtgtcctgacgagaacaaagaaaagagagcacatttctcctgtgttagcatcgctacactggcttccagttaaatccagaatagaatttaaaattctcctcctcaccttcattttaccttaaagagctgatagtaccttataaacccactagagcactctgctcccagaatttaggcctacttgtcgtccctaaagtctttaaaagtagagtaggagccagagcttttagccatcaagttcctctgctgtggaataaactaccactttcagttcaggaggcagacaccatctgttcgttttagagtaggctcaaaaccttcctttttgataaagcttatagttagagctaattagtgtggcagaacgttacttgttctattttatgacacatgacacatggagcttctccttcctcttctccatccctatcccccttccctggaatccctttgctttaacacccgcagatccagggcctctgtggccacaccatggattgcggtttgttgatcgcgcacagggggtcgcggtggtggatccagtgtggcggattctgtgtcgtgtgggctgatcgtggtggtggtggcggaccctgtgtggcggattctgtgtcgtgtgggctgatcgtggtggtggtggcggaccctgtgtcgcgttggcatcgggtacaggcattggaccaggaccgcggcggcggctcgtggtgggtggcggtggacggtgactgaggactggagtggcattctggtctggatggtggatcgtggtcctgctggttgctgaccatggactgtgattgcagcgggactgcttggcatgtcatgttggggttgtccttcgggatgcttacccccATCAAATGCTGccagagactttaatctttaatcttgaagactttaatcttgatgatgttttccagcacgtggcatctattgcacttctgtccgttctgggagagggatccctcacatgtggctctctctgaggtttctacgtatttttaccctgttaaaagggtttttagtagtttttccttactcttgctgagggttaaggacagaggatgtcacaccctgttaaagccctatgagatgaattgtaatttgtgaatatgggctatacaaataaaatttgattgattgattgagataTGCTGTTGGTTTCTATGAGGAACTCTTCAAGATGGAGTTCCAAGAGAGACCAGAGGTGGCACAGATGTTCTTTGAGGGTCTACCCAATGTTCCTGCAGAGGTCAGTGCAGAGCTACACAAACAGCTATCTGCTGAAGAACTACATGCTGCGCTGCAGAGGTTAAAGAACGGCAAGGCTACGGGTATCAATGGACTGCCTGCAGACTTTTACAAGGTTTTCTTGCCTGTGATTGGAGGAGATCTGCTGTTGGTCCTCAGAGACAGCTTCAACAAACtattgtctttgtccaggctggggagaagaggtgtaataaataaatggacGGATAGACTCATTCAGCCGGACACCAGTGATCCTCTTCCTGAGTTAACAATTGTTCCTGTGTTAACATGTGGAGGTTTTTGGTTGAAGCTGAGAGCTGCCTCTGTTAAATCACTCAGCACCATGATGGGGAAAACAATGTATTTTTTACTAGTGAAGTTTCTGAACCAGAACAGACTAGAAGCCCTCTCCATGgagcagtgattttcaaccttttttgagccgcggcacattttttacatttgcaaaatcctggggcacaccaccaaccaaaatgacacaaaatgacactctatggcctaacacagtaaatataatacatatagttagtaacatagtttataaatgtattaaaaagcactattttaaattatttcagccctttatcactgatcttttaatgagcacaaatcagatttatgaaataatctttgatttaatgaaactttatttaacagagacatattatgcccatttcaccacagttgatatggctccttggggtcttaattaAATgtctaacatattttggtcaaaataccacaaggatcatttaaaacagacctcctccgatttacctgttttgagtgcctaTAGTTACTCCAGCCGTTTACCCgtgcttcattgaatttcttcactttgacattcagagcactgggtagaaatcacatcgcgtcaacacccaccgtgggccttcgcgatgctttgttttaattaaacagtcggattcccctggtccgcaccagttctaaagcctgaaacatgcttctgcgttttcacgggcccgtaagcgcaagagcccttccgggtcccttacgtgcttatgtatccctccttacgtgctgacgggtgtcgacccccttttcta harbors:
- the snrnp70 gene encoding U1 small nuclear ribonucleoprotein 70 kDa, producing the protein MTQFLPPNLLALFAPRDPIPFLPQLEKLPHEKHHNQPYSGIAPFIRHFEDPRDAPPPTRAETRDERLERKRREKIERRQAVVETELKLWDPHNDPNAQGDAFKTLFVARVNYDTTESKLRREFEVYGPVKRIYIVYNKRTGKPRGYAFIEYEHERDMHSSYKHADGKKIDGRRVLVDVERGRTVKGWQPRRLGGGLGGTRRGGADVNIKHSGRDDASRYDDRTLGGDRERGDRRERSRDHDREKDRDRRRSRSRERRRRTRSRERERERERPTVGVEDASSGNRRRERERERGGTMVGDSRSRERSRERKRRSRSRDRKRDRERGKGLDGEEVSQGDVAPDGEERVLEEHEGEVGEGTEERRDRERDRDRRRSHRDKERRRGDRDKDREHKRERGERDKGDRREERHGSLRDGMGPQDDVGIENEGGPTSHMEDYSQDGMIDQQSVPSADGYGSSENGYKMEVPGDEY